From Aegilops tauschii subsp. strangulata cultivar AL8/78 chromosome 5, Aet v6.0, whole genome shotgun sequence:
AACGTACAGAAGGCGCCACACCGTGCAGCCACTCACACCGGGACAACCTACAGAAGGCGCCACACCGTGCAGCCACCCACAGTGGGATAACTTACAGAAGGCGCCACACCGTGCAGCCACCCGCACCGGGACAACCTACAGAAGGCGCGACACCGTGCAGCCACCCACAGTGGGATAACTTACAGAAGGCGCCACACCGTGCATCCACCCACACTGGGATAACTTACAGAAGGCGCCGCACCGTGCAGCCACCCGCACCGGGACAACCTACAGAAGGCGCGACACCGTGCAGCCACCCACAGTGGGACAACTTACAGAAGGCGCCACACCGTCCATCCACCCACACTGGGATGATCAGAGATAGATAGATAAACGTTCACACAGACGGATACATCAATGACATTTCTATATTATGGTATAAGTGAAGTTTATGAATATATGGCGGATATTGCGGTTCCGTGTATACATATATTAAACAAACAACTCATTGAGCCATATATATCTCTTTCCAGCTCATGCTCAACATCACTTGTAGTGAACGGTAACGTTCACCCACCGCTTAGTAACGCCTTTAGCGGTACGTTAGCATGCTACGAAATAGCCAGTTGTCCAATGCCGCTACACCCGCACTAACGTGTACTCCTCTCAAAGACGTTACAAATTCACATTACCAAAAGTTATGCCACATATCACACTGCTATCGATACCATCATCGCAACGCAAAAGTTAATGCATGAACGCATATCTTCTTCCACCGCGTCTCTGATTAATCGCGTAGAACCGGGAGGCGGTTCGTCGACACTAGCTCACCCGCACAGAAGGCGCCGCACCGTGCAGCCAGGCACACACCCGGATGGCCCCCggacagagagagagggagggagaaaCAAACGCTCACGAGCGCGGGCAGGGAAGACGAAGATAGAGAACGTTGGCGGGCGGGGCCCAGGCGGGGGGCACAGTGGCGCCTGACACAGCTCACGCCTTTGACGAAACGGCAGCCCCGGGAAGACAGCCCCACCCCCAGAAACGGACTAAAATAAGAGAATCGTCAGGGAGGGAAGGGAGAAAAAGCCGGGACAGGGCAAAAGTCCATACGCAGGACAGGGACGGGCGCGATGGACGGCCCGGATCCCCCCCTCGTTGGCCCCGCCCCCGCAGCCCGAGGAGGAATACGAGAGAAGAAAAACGAGAGAGGGGCGCAAAAGCGATAGAGCACTGCGCCCGCGCtggcccccacccccgcccccgcccccgttCCGCTTGTTTATTTATTTTCCTCACTCCCTGCCTCGGACTAGCACTCGGCTGCTGCTCCTGCTCGTCGCCTCTCCTCTCTGCCCGCCCGCTGTACCAGCCGAGGCAGAGCCACCCCTCCGCTTCAGTGGTGGTGGCGACGCTCGCCTGCGACCGCCCGCGAGGTTTGCGCCCCCTGCTTCTCCGTTCTGCTCCTGTTCTTCTTGCTGCCGGTAGGATCGTCTTCGTGCCCGGCGATTCGGGCGCGGCGTTTCCGCTTCGTGGGTGGATCGACGGGGGTGCCCGGGCGGgcgggcggtggttcctgtttcTTGTCACCCGGGGTGGCGGATTCCGCGCCGGATTTTCCGAGGCTTTTTCTCGGGGGAGCGGAGCGGGGGTGGTGGCGCGGGCGGTCACGGGCGGGTCGGTAGGCCTTTTCTGTTCTTGTAGGCTCAGGTGCTCCCCTCCCTGGATTGCCCGGCGGCCTAGTTTTGGTAGCGATTAAGGCCGCCCGAAATGCCGAGTCCCACGCCCGCGTGCCCAATTCTGGCCTGCCGGGTCGGGGAATGATGGCGGAGAATCTCCTGCATCCGGCGGCTGCTTCTTCCTGGGCCTCGGAGTGAAATCCATGGAGGTGGCAGTGCTTTTTATGGGGGCGGAATGATTAGAGCCATCGGCATATGTATATCTACTCATGTCTCTCCTGCGTTTTTCTTTACTGTACAAAGCATATCCTCGTGCCGTGTCGCCTGTTTTAGATATTTATTTCCCTGCAGAATCTTCTACCCGAGTCCAATTATTGCAGTGCAGGTGTTGAATCCTTTTGATTCGAGATGCGTGTGTTCGAGCGGAGGGCTGAGGAAGTTCTTGATTTGTGCGTGTTTGTGTGTGCAGGTAGGGGGAGGGAGTGAGCGATGGATGGCATGGTGGAATCCAACAGGGAGGCGGTGCAGAGCTGCCACAAGGTGCTGGACCTCCTCTCCAACCCCCATGGCCAGCTCGTTCCCCACAAGGACCTCGTGGAGGCCACGGGCGCCGCCGTCGCCAAGTTCGGCTCCCTAGCTTCCAAGATCAGCAGCGGCAATGGCCGACAGGGCCATGCTAGGTTCAGACAAAGGATCAAGAAGCCCATGCCTCTCTTTGACAGCAACCTCTTCCGGGACAGCCCCGCATCGGCATCGGCTGCCGATGCTGCTGCCGCTGCACCCAAGACGTCCAGTCCTGGCCCGAGCACCGGTCTCCAGCTGTTTCCGAGGTACCAGCAGATGGAGGCCTCCTCCTCCAAGGACCCTGTCAGGATCCCAGCAGCCCAGTTCCCCCAGAGGATGGTTGTGGAGAACCCGTCGGTCGGTTCGAACGGGCCGCCGCTCCAGCTCGTCCAGCCGGTGTCTGTCGCGCCCCCGGCGGGGACGCCGGCACCGGCATTGCCGGCAGCGCATCTCCATTTCATCCAGCAGCAGCAGAGCTACCAGAGGTTCCAGCTCATGCATCAGATGAAGCTGCAGAGCGAGATGATGAAGAGGGGCGGCCATGGTGATCATCAGGGTGGCAGCACTGGTGCTGGCAAGGGTGTCAACCTCAAGTTTGATGGCTCTAACTGTACGGGCTCATCCTCCCGTTCGTTCCTGACATCTCTGAGCATGGAGGGGAGCATGGCGAGCTTGGACGGTAGCCGCTCCAGCCGTCCCTTCCAGCTAGTTAGTGGCTCGCAGACGTCGAGCACCCCGGAGTTGGGCCTCatgcagcagaggaggaggtgcGCCGGCAAGGAGGATGGGAGTGGACGCTGTGCAACTGGGAGCAGGTGTCACTGTGCAAAGAAAAGGTTGGAATTCATTGTGATACATTTGGTATCTGACTACCGTTATTATGGTAATTTTTATGTTTCTTAAATATATCATCCTTTATTTGCAAAATTGCAGGAAACTAAGGATAAGGAGGTCTATCAAAGTCCCTGCAATCAGCAATAAGGTCGCCGACATCCCGGCTGATGAATTCTCGTGGCGGAAGTATGGCCAGAAGCCAATAAAGGGATCCCCGCATCCTAGGTATAGCAAAATACTTGAATCATATTTATTTATCCCTTTATATACATTTGTCTGCGTATATAATTGCATTGCACATGATGTCTGCACTTGCTCTTTGCTGGCTTTGTCATTTTGTTATGTTATGAAGCAAGTACCGTTGGTGTAATTTTCCTTTGTTCAGAGTTAGAGCTTATCTATTCGTTTTTTCTCTGTAGAACTAAGTATATATACCCATATCACTGGATGCATGATCTTCCAAAAAGTTTTCATCCACATGATTTTGGGTAACTTAAAAAGTTATAATCCTGAATTAATGGGGTGACAATTCTAACCTTTCTAAGGCTAGATTTTATCCCCCAGCTGTTTAGGTAATAGATACCGCTTATAGCAAAGTGAGGTTCAGATATCCTTTCCAAAAGTGTTGCCTTTGTTTTCAATCAAGTCAGTGTAGTTTCATTCTCAAGTTTGCTATAAGCATACATGTAGTTAAAAAGAAACCTGTTCTAATTCTGGTAGTGTGCCTATTGCAATCCAAGAAAGGTTACAGCTGACATCCTCTAATTCCCAGCACACTTCACCTGCTTTGTTCTTTCTTCAAACAGGCCACTTAAGAATGTATGTGTGTGCATCATTGTGTTGCAGGGGTTACTACAAGTGTAGCAGCGTGAGGGGCTGCCCAGCGAGGAAGCATGTCGAGAGGTGCGTCGACGACCCCGCGATGTTGATCGTTACCTACGAAGGCGATCACAACCACAACCGAGCTGCGGCAGCCCAGCCACAGCCAGCCTGACCTTTCGGGCTTCCATTGTCGTCGCAGACCGCTTTCGATAGCCTCCGTTTTCTagagaaagagaagaaaaaagaagatgaagaaaagaagaagagacTAGTCTGTACATACTCTTCTGTTCCTAACTGCTgaggagggggtgggggaggatgaTGATTCAGCTCTTTCAGGAGAATCCATGGCAAAAGGGATTTATCGCGTAGATTGTCGATTTAGTGGTGTTTCTCATCAATCAGACTCATAAATTTTGTAgacttttcctttttttttttgcCCCTGTTGTCTCTGTGTCTGTTGGTCCTTAGGAGTGTCCTGTGCTGTCCTGTGCTATGCAGTGTAAGATTGGGCTGCAGTTATATGTCGGGGGTTGGTGTTACTGTAACCGTGCAAGGGGGTTGGAGAATGCAGGTAGCTGGCAGTGCCTGTTAAAGTTGCGACACCTAGGATCTCACAAATGTACCCCTCATCTTTCGCTCAATTGGATTGGTGGATCGCCTGATACCTTTGACATGGGTTCCTGTTTGCCACAAGTGCTGTTTCCGTGGTGTCACTGCAGGTCTTTTTTGTTCTGAAGCATTTGATGTGTACCCCTTTTGTTGTTTTCTTGCATGAATCGTCTGTGCTTCTTGGTACTAACAGTGCAAGGAAACTTGGTATATTTTCTCCGGTTGTGTAAATACATACATTCAATGCACTACTACACAGGttataatatataatataaaggGCCGTCTATTTATCGGGTACTCCTCCGTAAAGGAATATAaaagcatttagatcactactttaacAAGTTTCATCAAAGGTCATTAGATCTTCATCCTACGGCTGAAAATAGATCGGGCACTATACATCTTCAAACTTCAACTTCTTTTTCCTCATGCAGCGGACGGCCAACCCGGACCTAACCGCCTGCCTCCGCCTCGCCGCCCAAACCTCCCCCCATTGCCATGCTGGGAAATTTCACCAGAAACTTCGGCATCATAACGCGTGGAGAAGAATCACAACATGCACAACGCCAGTCTTGATTAACATTTTAAAAtatttgttcaacattttttcaaatggtTGATTAACATTTTTGTATACATGATCAATAAAATTCATCATTtcttaatacatggtcaacatttttgatatacacatttaacattttttaaatgattgattaacatttttcaaataattgttcaacatttttttcaaatgcttgattaacatttttgtatacataatcaatatttttaaatacttgttcaacatttttcaaatagtGATTCAACATTTTCTATTTCGATTTCTTCATTATATACAcgatcaacattttttcaaatatttgatcaacattttgaaatacttgttcaacatttttagaatatttgttcaatatttttcaaatacaaaagACATGTTCAATATTTTTTTAGAGTGTTTTTTGTTATATAGAATATTTTAAAGTATAATAAAAATTACAAAAATAAATCAAAAGTCGAAATCAGAAAACATTAAAAAACGAAGAAAACGAGGCTGTGGCCTCTCTCGCCCCTGGGCCGGCCCAACACGCTCTCCCCTTCAGCGAGGATTCTCTTGCAGAAAGCGAGAAATAGGGGCGCCTGAGCAAACACACAGGTTAGCGCTCCCTCAGGCCCGTAGTGGGCTGGCCCATTTTCGTCGTCTAATTCATTTTTTTCTCAAGAAAATACGTGCTATTTTAACAGAGGGTTGGGGCTAATTTTTTCAAAAACAAACTAGAAAACTTGGGCATAAATTTAAAAAAAGGTTCACAATTTCGAAAAATGATTTGGATTTTTTAAATGTTCCTAATTTTAAAACGTTTGAAACTTTAGAAAATGTTTGTGACTTTGTAAAAAGTTTCAAATGTCAAAAATTGTTCATTAGTGAAAAATAATGCCAAATCTTAAGAAAGTTCACGGAATAAAAACAATTCTATGAATTTATTTTTTTCACAAAATTTCTATAAATTTAAGAACTTCATaaaatgattttttttctaaaatcCAAAGGCTCCGAATTTGACAATAAAAAAAATGGAAAACCACAAAAAAAATAGTAAAAAAGAGAAAATCAGTTGGGGCATGGTGAACCTTTCCCAATTCGGTGAAAAAACACCTAAAAAGGCATAAATGTACTGTCCCAATCCGATATAGCTTACAAAGTGCTTGGGGGAATTTGTTTGCTATGCAATAGCGAGAATAAAATAGGAAACAACCAGACAAGCGGGGAGCAACTAATCAAAGGCTCTCGTAGAGGTCACTTTCTAGGCCTTGGGAGCACGCCAAGTGGTGCGCCCATACGCAGCCACGGGTAGCGTGCTGGGCGCACCCTTGGGATTTCAATTTTTGTGCACGTGTTTTTTGTTCTTTTGAGGGTTGTATGGGTTTTAGGTTTTTGCTTGGTTTTTCCTAGGTTTTGGCGGTATTTTTTTTAAAGTTGTGTTTTTTCATGAGAAGCGTGGTTGTACTTTTTGAAAAGGGAAAAGGCACAACCTGTACTTACACGAGAACCATAATTATACTTCTCAAAAAGGGAAAACAAAGTTCTGCTTTCACGAGAAGTCCAGGTAGTGCTTCAACGAAAAGCACATTTGTGCTTTCTGAAGAGAAAAAAAGCACATATGTACTTCCTCAAAAAAGGCAAAAGCACAGCTTGTGCTTCCACGAACTGTGCTTCCCTAAAAAGGAAAAGTGTAGAGTGTGCTTCTGCGAAAAGCACAATTGTGCTTCTGGGTTTAGTATTTTTTTCTTATGGTTTTTCGATATTTTTctagttttatttttttctagggttttcaTGAAAAAAGTTTGTCAAAACCAATTAATATATGATCTTGCTTTAAAGATTCTGACATGAAAAATTCCTCGATGATAACTACTCATGATTTGGACGCACGATTCAAGAGATAAACCATTTTAAAAAAATGAATCTACGAAAAAGGTAAAATCTCCCAGGTTGCGACAGGTGGTGCACATGTAGTGCACCACTTATTAGCACAAGAGAATGTGAGAGTTTCTTTTGCCACGTGTACCTCTTAATTAGGGATTTCGGGCAAGCGGTTGATTTCATTTGTAGCATCTCGGCCATTTGGGCCTTATTTATTAAGCAAGTACAACCTAATGTTACCTTCTTAGTTATAGAATGGATGGATTTGAATGGGCCGAGGTGATTGCCTTTTGGGATTTCATACCTCCCAGTTCTTAAGTGGGAGGAGGGCTGCCCATCGGGCTATTCTCCTTGGGACTCTATCGGATTTGGGGCGGGGTTAAGATCCGCCATAAGAAGTTATATTCAAATGACATTTTGATAGTTTCGTAATGTTACATTTTGGACATGTAAAAATACAAACTTTTTTACAACATATGTGGAACAATGGTGATAAGTGAGTTTCAAATGCAACATATTATCAAAATTGTAGTACTAAACGAGGGACAATAATATGGCATTCATACATAATGGTCTATTGTACCATTTATGCACATATAATTTGGTCTAGCTGAAAATGGGATGCTACATGATCAAGTCTTCCCATACACACCTCTAATAGAGGAATTCCCAATGGGATTGCGAGGAACCTAGCCCCATTAGCATCCCAATGTGGAAGGGAAGCCGCCATCATATGAGGGAAATACAAATGGACAAGCCGCTAGCAGGAGTAAACTAAAACATATCTTTTGTATTCTTTTAAAGACAATGCAGATCTTTCGAATTATTAAAAAcattaataaaatataaaaatgtATTACATATATTTTCTAGTTTTGAATTGTTTTCATACAATTTTGTTTTATTTCATGTATATCCCTTGCCATCCCGATGTGGGAGGGAAGCTGCCACCGCCTCGGGGGCAACAGACACGCCTTAAGAAAATTTTACCTTTTGTATTTTAAGGAACTGTATGTACTTTAAATAGTTGAAAATATTGTAATAAAGTGCTAAATTTAAAAtattatactccctctgatccatatTAATTCTCATTGATTTACGACAGTACTTTGTCCAAAAAAGTACAGGTTGTACTAAATGGGAGTAGATTTATTCCATACTTTTGAAATTTATTCATGCAATTTGGAAGCTTTTGTCATGTATAGTATATCAAATAGTATGCACGGTACAAGAGAAAAATATTATGTAAACCACCAAAAATGTGTAATTTATTTAGGGTACTAATTTGCAAATATCTAAGTATGCCAAAATAAACATACATAACTATTTAAAAAACATTCATGATAGAAATTTTGCAAAAAAAGAAACAAGAAAATGGAAAAGGTGAACAAAAAGACCTGTTAAATGAGGGGCGAGACATAAGTTATCGGAATCCGGGGCCTGTTTTTCCCTATTTCCCAAGGGGAATGTCAAATTGTGTGGTTTCACAGTCTTATGAGACAGAAAGTTTTGGAAAATGAAGCTTCCTGCCCCTTCCTCCCGGATCTGCACGTTGAACAAACA
This genomic window contains:
- the LOC109765400 gene encoding protein WRKY1, giving the protein MDGMVESNREAVQSCHKVLDLLSNPHGQLVPHKDLVEATGAAVAKFGSLASKISSGNGRQGHARFRQRIKKPMPLFDSNLFRDSPASASAADAAAAAPKTSSPGPSTGLQLFPRYQQMEASSSKDPVRIPAAQFPQRMVVENPSVGSNGPPLQLVQPVSVAPPAGTPAPALPAAHLHFIQQQQSYQRFQLMHQMKLQSEMMKRGGHGDHQGGSTGAGKGVNLKFDGSNCTGSSSRSFLTSLSMEGSMASLDGSRSSRPFQLVSGSQTSSTPELGLMQQRRRCAGKEDGSGRCATGSRCHCAKKRKLRIRRSIKVPAISNKVADIPADEFSWRKYGQKPIKGSPHPRGYYKCSSVRGCPARKHVERCVDDPAMLIVTYEGDHNHNRAAAAQPQPA